ATCGCGGGGACGGCCTCGAAGAACTCGGTCGCCTCCTCGATCGGCATGTTCAGCACGTCGGCGATGGACTTGCCCTTGTAGTGGACCTCCAGGGTCTCCCGGTTGTAGCGGGCGCCGTGGCAGACCTCGCACGGGACGTAGACGTCCGGGAGGAAGTTCATCTCGATCTTGATGGTGCCGTCGCCCGCGCAGTTCTCGCAGCGGCCGCCCTTGACGTTGAAGGAGAAGCGGCCGGGCAGATAGCCGCGGACCTTCGCCTCGGTGGTCTCGGCGAACAGCTTGCGGACGTGGTCGAAGACACCGGTGTACGTGGCCGGGTTGGAGCGCGGGGTGCGGCCGATGGGCGACTGGTCGACGTGCACGACCTTGTCGACGAGGTCGTCGCCGTCCACGCGCGTGTGCCGCCCCGGGACGTTCCTCGCGCCGTTCAGCTCGCGGGCCAGGTGGGTGTACAGGATGTCGTTGACCAGCGTGGACTTGCCTGATCCGGAGACTCCGGTGACCGCGGTGAACACGCCCAGCGGGAAGGACACGTCGATGTCCTGCAGGTTGTTCTCGCGGGCGCCGTGCACCGTGAGCTGCCGGGAGGGGTCGAGCGGGCGCCGGATGTCGGGCACCGGGATGACCTTCTTGCCGGACAGGTACTGCCCGGTCTGCGACTCGGGGTTGGCGAGCAGGTCCTTGAGAGAGCCGCTGTGCACGACCTTGCCGCCGTGTTCGCCGGCGCCGGGGCCGATGTCGACGATCCAGTCGGCGATCTTGATGGTGTCCTCGTCGTGCTCGACGACGATGAGCGTGTTGCCCATGTCCCGCAGCCGGACCAGGGTCTCGATCAGCCGGTGGTTGTCGCGCTGGTGCAGGCCGATGGACGGCTCGTCGAGGACGTACAGGACGCCGACGAGTCCGGAGCCGATCTGGGTGGCGAGGCGGATGCGCTGGGCCTCGCCGCCGGAGAGCGTGCCGGCTGCGCGGTTGAGCGAGAGGTAGTCCAGACCGACGTCGACCAGGAACTTGAGTCGTTCGTTGACCTCCTTCAGCACCCGCTCGGCGATCTTCTTGTCGCGGGCGTTGAGCTTGAGCCGGCCCAGGAAGTCCGCGCAGTCGCTGATGGACATGCCGGAGACCTCGGCGATGGACTTCTCCATGACCGTGACCGCGAGGACGAGCGGCTTCAGGCGGGTGCCCTCACAGGTGGGGCAGGGCACCTCGCGCATGTAGCCCTCGAAGCGCTCGCGGCTGGCGTCGCTCTCGGCCTCGCCGTGCCGCCGCTTGACGAACGGGACGGCGCCCTCGAAGGGCGTCGTGTAGACCCGCTCGCGGCCGTACCGGTTGCGGTAGCGGACCTCGATCTGCGTCTTGTGGCCGTAGAGCAGGGCCTTCCGGGCGCGCTGCGGCAGGCCCGCGAAGGGGATGTCCGTGCGGAAGCCGAGCGCGTCCGCGAGGGCCCCGATCAGGCGGCCGAAGTAGTCCTTGGTGTGGCCGTGCGACCAGGGGTGGATGGCGCCCTCGTCGAGGGACTTGTCCTCGTCCGGGACGATCAGCTCGGCGTCGACCTCCATGCGGGTGCCGATGCCGGAGCACTCGGGGCAGGCGCCGAAGGGCGAGTTGAAGGAGAAGGAGCGGGGCTCCAGCTCCTCGAAGGAAAGGTCGTCGTACGGGCAGTACAGGTGCTCCGAGTACATGCGCTCGCGCTCGGGGTCGTCCTCGGGGAGGTCGACGAAGTCGAGCACGACCATGCCGCCGGCGAGGCCGAGGGCGGTCTCCACCGAGTCGGTGAGCCGACGCTTGGCGGACTCCTTCACCGTGAGGCGGTCGATGACCACCTCGATGGTGTGCTTCTCCTGCTTCTTCAGGGTGGGCGGGTTGGAGAGCTGGATCGTCTCGCCGTCGACCCGCGCGCGGGAGTAGCCCTTGGTCTGGAGGTCCGCGAAGAGGTCGACGAACTCCCCCTTGCGCTCGCGCACCAGCGGCGACAGCACCTGGAAGCGGCTGCCCTCCGGCAGCTCCAGGACCTTGTCGACGATGGCCTGCGGGGACTGGCGCGAGATCGGGCGGCGGCACTCGGGGCAGTGCGGCTTTCCGATGCGCGCGAAGAGCAGGCGCAGGTAGTCGTAGACCTCGGTGATGGTGCCGACCGTGGAGCGCGGGTTGCGCGAGGTCGACTTCTGGTCGATCGAGACGGCC
This window of the Streptomyces sp. NBC_01275 genome carries:
- the uvrA gene encoding excinuclease ABC subunit UvrA codes for the protein MADRLIVRGAREHNLKNVSLDLPRDSLIVFTGLSGSGKSSLAFDTIFAEGQRRYVESLSSYARQFLGQMDKPDVDFIEGLSPAVSIDQKSTSRNPRSTVGTITEVYDYLRLLFARIGKPHCPECRRPISRQSPQAIVDKVLELPEGSRFQVLSPLVRERKGEFVDLFADLQTKGYSRARVDGETIQLSNPPTLKKQEKHTIEVVIDRLTVKESAKRRLTDSVETALGLAGGMVVLDFVDLPEDDPERERMYSEHLYCPYDDLSFEELEPRSFSFNSPFGACPECSGIGTRMEVDAELIVPDEDKSLDEGAIHPWSHGHTKDYFGRLIGALADALGFRTDIPFAGLPQRARKALLYGHKTQIEVRYRNRYGRERVYTTPFEGAVPFVKRRHGEAESDASRERFEGYMREVPCPTCEGTRLKPLVLAVTVMEKSIAEVSGMSISDCADFLGRLKLNARDKKIAERVLKEVNERLKFLVDVGLDYLSLNRAAGTLSGGEAQRIRLATQIGSGLVGVLYVLDEPSIGLHQRDNHRLIETLVRLRDMGNTLIVVEHDEDTIKIADWIVDIGPGAGEHGGKVVHSGSLKDLLANPESQTGQYLSGKKVIPVPDIRRPLDPSRQLTVHGARENNLQDIDVSFPLGVFTAVTGVSGSGKSTLVNDILYTHLARELNGARNVPGRHTRVDGDDLVDKVVHVDQSPIGRTPRSNPATYTGVFDHVRKLFAETTEAKVRGYLPGRFSFNVKGGRCENCAGDGTIKIEMNFLPDVYVPCEVCHGARYNRETLEVHYKGKSIADVLNMPIEEATEFFEAVPAIARHLNTLKDVGLGYVRLGQSATTLSGGEAQRVKLASELQRRSTGRTVYVLDEPTTGLHFEDISKLLTVLSGLVDKGNTVIVIEHNLDVIKTADWVVDMGPEGGAGGGLVIAEGTPEQVAGVPASHTGKFLREVLAADRISDAAQVKAPRKAAAKKTVAARSTARKTATAKSATARTSVNDTAVKKAAAAATKATPAKKTTRARKA